The nucleotide window CTTCTGCCGTTGATGTGGCTTTCAGCAAAGATATTATCTCTATGGCTAAAGAAATTACAACGATTCCGGTAATGGTTTCATCTATTGTTCCGGCAGAACTTGCCAAAGCTGTTGAATACGGTGCAGATGCTATTGAAATCGGTAACTTTGACACTATGTATAGAGATGGTAAAAGAGTTTCAGCTCAACAAGTTTTTGAAATTGTAAAAGATACAAAAGAACTTTTAGGTAATCAAGAAATATTCATGTCAGTTACAATCCCCGGGCATATCGAAATTGCTGAACAAATTGAATTGGCTCATAGACTAGAAGATTTGCATGTTGATTTAATTCAAACAGAAGGTGCTGCTACAGTTACAGCTCAATCTGCTGGTGCCAGAGGATTGCTGGAAACCGCACAAGTTTCTATTGCAAACACAATTGAATTGGCTAGAAATACAGATATCGCAATAATGACAGCAAGTGGAATTACAACAACAACAGCTCCTATGGCATTTGCTGCTGGTGCGAGTGCTGTTGGTGTGGGGTCTTGTGTTAATAAACTAAATTCTACAATAGCTATGATTGCTGTTATCAGAACTTTAGTTGAAAATGCAACTCGCAACGCATCTTCAGAAAAAACTTTGCTAAATGCTTAGTTCTAATTTATAATATTAAAAGAGGGTATGCTTAGCATACCTTCTTTGTTTAAAGTTTCATATTTGGAGTGAGTTTGCAAAATACACAAATAACTATAGATATAAAAGAAACAATCAAATATAAGCCAATGACAATCGAGGATTTTGTTATTAGTATAGATAGGCTGACACGTTTCAAACGCCCATCGATAAAGTATCCTCGTGTATATAAAGATATTTTGTATAGACATTTAATATCTCCTCAATTATCTAAGTCACAAATTGAGGCTTTGGCTCCTGAAAAACTTGTAAAATTAGTTGAAACTATATGGAACGAGTCAATAAAAGAGATTGAACACGTAAAAGCATTTCACAATACATCTAATTTGCTGCAAATACTCGATTCTCGTTATTTTACCAGCGAAGATGATTATACAAATATTTTAATGTCAGCTAAATTAGAAATTTTAAATATTGTTGATAGATTTGCTGACAAAAATGGAATGGTTGATAATATCAGATTGTTAAAAGAGCTGTCAAATGTCTACAAGAGCGGTATAAGAACAAATATTGATGTTTTTTCAGCTGCCAAGTCTTTAAGAGAAAAAGAATTTTTGCACTACCCTATCGAGAAGCTTGTTCTTGTAGAGGGCATTACAGAGGAAATATTGCTCCCATGTTTTGCTAAAATATTGGGCTATGATTTTGATAAAAATGGTATTCACATTATTGGAGCCGGTGGAAAAAGTAAGCTTCCACCGTTGTACGTTAAATTACGAAATATAGTTAAACTTCCAATATTTATTTTGCTTGATTCTGATGCAAGTAATATTCATTCCGAAATAACAAAAGTATTAAAGCCAAAGGATTTGAGCACAGTTATTAAAAACGGGGAGTTTGAAGACATTGTCTCAAAAAACCTTATAAAAAGGGCGTTCAATACGCATTTTTATGATATTGAAGAAGTTAGTATGTCTGATATAAAAAATCAGAATAAGATGTGTGAAAATATTTCAATGATATATAGGACACGAGGATTGGGCGAATTTCAAAAGGCACATTTTGCGAAAATTCTTGCCGACAACGCAAAATATAAAACCGATGTTTCAGACGAAATTTCAACAATAATAGAACAAATTAAATCTATTTAGATTTTTTTGTCTTGATTTTATAGTCTTCTTTTACATAAATTTCTTCGGGGTTATGAATAACTCCACCTAGTTGTGTCGGGTAAATATTGCCGAATTTATTCCTCAAAGCACTGACTCTCAAAGGAGAATACAAGTATATGATAGGTCTTTCATCATAGACAATTTGTTGATATTGGTCATATAGCTTTTTTCTTTCAGCAAACGACAATTTCAAAGCAGCATTATCAAATATAGAATCAATTTGTTTTTCCCATGGAAATAAGTTGGGATTTTTTTCATTTGGTTGTCTTTTATTGAACAAATGTAATGGACCATAAGAATACCAAACATTTTGTCCGCTGTGAGGCTCAAGAGCATTACCTGTGAAGCCCATTATTGTTGATTCCCAGTCCAAACTGTTCGTCAATTTGTTCACAAGTGAATTAAACTCAATAGGTTTAAAATTAACTTTCATTCCTAATTCAGAAAGGTCTTCTTTTACCATTACCCCGATTGCTTCACGTTCAGTGTTGCCAGCATTGGTAAGTAGGTCAAATTCAACAATATTACCTTTTTTATCGTGTAAAATACCTTTTTTATCCCAGTAAAAACCTGACTGCTTTAACAATTTTTTTGAATATTCAATATCAGTTTTGTGACCTTTTTCCAGCTTTTTGTTTAAGTAAATAGATGGGAGCGATTCGGCTGTAAATAGTGGTTGCCCGACTCCGTTTGCAATATTAAAGACCATACTGTCACGGTCTAAGGCATAATCTACGGCGGTTCTAAAATTTTTATCTCTAAACCATGCCTGTTTCTTTTTCATCACGTAATAATTGCCATTTGAGGCTTTTCTATCGTTCATATTGAAAATCAAAAACATAGTGCCAGTGTTAGGTCCCAGATTGTAGACTTTATAATCCGAATTGTTTTCAAGCTCTTTAAATCTGGCAACATCTTTGCCTCTCAAATCAAGTATATCGAGTTCTTTAGATTCAAATTTCAAAAGCTCATTGTTTAAATCGCCAACGATTAAAAAGATATAGCGGTCTATATAAGGCAA belongs to Candidatus Gastranaerophilales bacterium and includes:
- a CDS encoding DUF561 domain-containing protein; its protein translation is MSRIEILKQHISEKRAIKVIAGIGNFNIENIKNVVSAAEQAGASAVDVAFSKDIISMAKEITTIPVMVSSIVPAELAKAVEYGADAIEIGNFDTMYRDGKRVSAQQVFEIVKDTKELLGNQEIFMSVTIPGHIEIAEQIELAHRLEDLHVDLIQTEGAATVTAQSAGARGLLETAQVSIANTIELARNTDIAIMTASGITTTTAPMAFAAGASAVGVGSCVNKLNSTIAMIAVIRTLVENATRNASSEKTLLNA
- a CDS encoding ATP-dependent endonuclease, translating into MQNTQITIDIKETIKYKPMTIEDFVISIDRLTRFKRPSIKYPRVYKDILYRHLISPQLSKSQIEALAPEKLVKLVETIWNESIKEIEHVKAFHNTSNLLQILDSRYFTSEDDYTNILMSAKLEILNIVDRFADKNGMVDNIRLLKELSNVYKSGIRTNIDVFSAAKSLREKEFLHYPIEKLVLVEGITEEILLPCFAKILGYDFDKNGIHIIGAGGKSKLPPLYVKLRNIVKLPIFILLDSDASNIHSEITKVLKPKDLSTVIKNGEFEDIVSKNLIKRAFNTHFYDIEEVSMSDIKNQNKMCENISMIYRTRGLGEFQKAHFAKILADNAKYKTDVSDEISTIIEQIKSI
- a CDS encoding ABC transporter substrate-binding protein, which translates into the protein MLIALVCVACFRIDKPDTNASDDNGKSAEITKSSEYRELKTLTINGTDYMLSRGDVGQYGGEFVTSTIGEGPKTFNPWESKDATSSQISDLMFDSLVTTDVYTGQVIPKLAKKIQVSKDNKTYTVTLRKGVKWSDGKEITADDVTFTWNKIILGGFGNISTRDSILIDGVPPEIKKIDKYTIKFTTPKPFAPFLRLMSVPIAPKHVFENVIKKGNRYFDSFYGTTTKPASFVTSGPFRLKEYVPAQRVVLVRNQNYYMIDEKHQKLPYIDRYIFLIVGDLNNELLKFESKELDILDLRGKDVARFKELENNSDYKVYNLGPNTGTMFLIFNMNDRKASNGNYYVMKKKQAWFRDKNFRTAVDYALDRDSMVFNIANGVGQPLFTAESLPSIYLNKKLEKGHKTDIEYSKKLLKQSGFYWDKKGILHDKKGNIVEFDLLTNAGNTEREAIGVMVKEDLSELGMKVNFKPIEFNSLVNKLTNSLDWESTIMGFTGNALEPHSGQNVWYSYGPLHLFNKRQPNEKNPNLFPWEKQIDSIFDNAALKLSFAERKKLYDQYQQIVYDERPIIYLYSPLRVSALRNKFGNIYPTQLGGVIHNPEEIYVKEDYKIKTKKSK